GATCCTAAATGTACCAAATGTTATGGGTTTATGTTATTCCGCAAATCAAGTTTTGCTTTTGTTTGGCTTAATTGTAATTATTATTTAAATTGGCTAAAGTTGGCATTAAGAATTCTCTAACATtggccatcacggtcccgacggtgaaAATTCCGAGTCGAGACCGAAAAGGTCTACCAAAAGTTAACTCGGGCCCACATAGTCCAAATCCGAGATTACGACCAAATTCGAATTATCCATCACCCCCGAGTTTGGATATGTGATTTGTTTAAAATCCAACATCAATTCGAggtgtaaattttagttttataaaattcctaaatttcccaaaacccctaatttctaccttgaaattgatagatttgatgttgaaattcatgaaaaagtgATTGAAATTGATTTCACAACAAGTTAAAGTTACTAACCATTGAATTTGCGAAGAAAATGCTCTCAAAAAATCGCCTATGTGGAGTTTAGAGTTGAAAAATGgtataaaatgagctaagtcccaAAATTCCCAACATACcaagttgcagatgtcgcaattgcaaacaACCACTGTCGCAATGTCTAAGCTATGcagttatcgcaaatgcgacaaaaccttcgcatttgcgaaggtcccCTCCCTCACAAATGCGTACCAAGTTTCGCTTTTGCAAAGATGCTCAAAATTGcccagtgtcgcaaatgcgactccaTAGTCACAAATGCTACTTCACACACAAATACGACTATCCCATCGGTCGCAAATGTCGCTcagacttcgcaaatgcaaagtgcCTAACCCCAGTCccatttcgcaaatgcgaacaatcaCTTCGCAAAAgcgatgctcgcatttgcgagcagtacctcgcaaatgcgagatttgtCGGCAGTCCACACTAGCCGATGCATCAGTAGTTCAAAACCTTCCAAAACACATGAGAAACTCGCCCGAGCCCCTCCGGCTCCAATCGAGATATCCACACAAGTGAAAGAACATTATAAAAACTCGCTCGCTaactcaaataatcaaaataacatcaaatatcaAGAATCGATCATCAAAACTCAAGATTTTCTAAAACTCAATGTtccaatttttcacataatgcgCCGAAACGCCCTCAGATcacccgggaccccaaccaaagaTGTGTAGAAGTCCAAAAAAATCACACAAATCTACCAGAATCGTCAAAATACCGATGCGAGGTCATTTAAGACAAGTGTTGACCGTGGTCAACTCTAGTCGTTTTTAAAGCCAAAAAtcacattttctttaaaaattcacaTGTAAGTTTTTTGAAAAACAACACGGATCGCGCATTGAAATCATATATCATCAAATAAAGCTACGGGAGGTCTCGGAACATAGAAAGGGAACTAGTACTCACAACGACCTACCGAGTTGTCACAAATTTGTTGTACTCAACAATCTTGGCTTTACTACTGCAAAGAAATTAAAGTTAAACAATTACGTATTTATGGCGATTAGGAAATGGCCAAATTAATGTCAAAGCAACAGTTCATCTGTTCATCTGTGGTAATTAACTTGCATTTCGACCAAGTTCTTTGGTAAGATAAGCCTCTTGTATTCAATTCACAGTCTGGTAAACCGAGCCATTATGAAACGACTGCTTTGCTTGCTTTGCATGGAAATAATATATTCAAAACGAAAGAATCCTTGGGAGAAGAAGCACAAGTCCAATTTTCCAAGCGTTCACATTTATACAAACAAAGTGAAAAATTCATAAAATATCCGGCAGAGTAAGCACAGAGATAGTAATAAAACAAAGTCGGAGGGAGCATGTAGAGGAGAATGTCGAAGCATATTACAAGTTTCAATTCAATTTCTTGAGCGACGTGCATTTTACAAATTCATCGCATCAAACTTTCAGCCTCCCCCCCCCCCTGCCATTACTATTTTCTATTCTTACTAGTACTAGTAACTAATGATCTTAATTTTATGTTCATGCTAAAACCTAAAAGCTCAAAAACCATGCATTAAAATACTAGAAATATGTTTCTACTGCTCTGAATAAAACATGCGCCataagttttttcttttttttttaatcaaaGGAAGCTTAAACGCAGATCCAAAGTTGGATGATCCATTTCTGCCCCAATATTGTACGAAAACGCCGCGTTCTCTTTGCATTCTTCTGCGAAAAACCTTAGTTTTTCTGACTCCGATTCACTTAACGAATTCAGTGGAAAGAGTTGCAGAGTCTCTTTTACTCTTTCTGGTTGTTCGGACACTTCATTATAATTGTGTATCTCTGAAAAATCTGCAAAGAACAAAACATAGTGTTAAGACATACTTcatataattaagtaaataaatactccctccgtttcaatttatgtgaacttatttcttttttggtccgtgccaaaaagaacgacctctttccttatttggaaacaatttacttttatgcaatgatttatagccacacaaaatatatgtgcctcattttacactacaagttcaaaagtcttttctcttttcttaaactccgtgcccaatcAAACGGGTTCaaataaattgaaatggagggagtataaCATTGTCAAACATTTTAAACTTTTCAAATGAAATGGTCTCACACATTAATATAATATCAGAGTTATGCAATAGCTATGGAAAGAGAACCTTTTAAATTTTGACTCATGAAAAAGAATTAAGCAGATCTGGTGCACAAAGTATGCCCCATTTGTGCAAGATCCAGGGAAAGATTACTCCTCAAAGGAGTGACATAGATAGGTTATACTAATACAAACATTAATGACTGCTTGCAGGACCGAAACATATGACCTATAGATCACCATAAATAACTTTGACGTTGCTCGTAAGCTACGTTAATTCGCGGGAGGAAAAGAATGACAAGGAAAAAAAGAGGTGATTTTGCAACTCACGTTTGGTTGAAGTGATATTGTTGTCTTGGCATGAGAAGTGGATTCCATCATCTTTTGGTTCATCAACCAAAACTCTGCGACGTTTCTGTCTTTCACGAGCTTTATGATTTTGGAACCAATAAAAGACATTTTTACTCTCAATCTTTCCATAAAAACTAAGTTGGGAAGATATCTTTTGTATCTGATCAGTACTTGGGGTACGGAGTCCTGACCTGAACAAGTCAGTCAGTACTTTTACTTGCTCAGTCGTGGGATTCCACCGCCCACACTTTGTCCCTCCTCCGCCGCCACAACCACCGCGTGCCCTCACCGAAAACCCTGACATTCCCTCTTCCATTTACCTATTTTGTATGTTTTCTGGAACTTCCTAAGTGATCAAAAGCAGGACAAAGCTAACGTGCATATATAGTACGGTTTTTGAATTTAATATATCAGGGTTTCTCTTTACATATTTTTAATAGGTTTAATTCATCGTTGATATAAAACTTAAAAAGCCATTATACAATAAGATCACTTACAGGCATGGGAGGAGCGACGTATGTAATGAAAAAGATTTATTGAAAAATTATACTGTGTAAATAAACTAGAACAATGCTTTTATACATAAATAAAATTTTGAATCTCATTGATATAAGAGAAATACATATTCAAATCTCAAGTGTGACATGTTTTTTATTGTTTTGAATCCTCTTATTAAGATTTCTAGATCTATCACTATTTATAAGACAATTACAAATAAATCTTTGTGACAAATATAACTTATAATTTGATAAAATATTCATTAATGTATTACAAATTAATTAAATATACTAATAGTGGATATAACCTAAAACCTTTTTAATTTAGGGATTTAATAGGAGCAGAATAACGGGTTTAGTTTATGCCACACTGCTTTGAAATTAGCGAATGTGAAAGTAGAACTTTGAGGATTTGATCGAATTATATTGTTTATTTCCTAGTTTTTTGTGTCGAGGGGGATAGACATGCATAAAAGCTGCCACTGTCTCAAGTTTCGGTCTGCGAACAGACAAAGAGGTGAGTCCTCAAAATTTTCATTAGAGTTAGTAGACTATAGATATGGTTCGATAGGTTGGTAggctgttaaaagatgttaaaataatttcgtAGTGGTCACTTATTACTAAGATCGTTCATTAAGATAGTAGGGGTATAGTACTGTCAGTGGAGCTTACAAGGATTTGTTTGGTTGTGAATATAAAATTGAAATGGTGCAATGAGAACAAATCCACCAAGACATAAGAATAGTCCAAAGATTTTCCTCTAAATATATAATTAAGAGATGTACCTGTTAAACTGAAGCAATTGGCAAAGGAAAGAAGATAGAGGGGTGAAAGTCAAAGTTCACATTGTCTGATCCCAGTTGGAGGTTGTGATCACAAGGACTGACAGACACAGACAAAAGACACTGAGTTTTGAGTTGACTCCTGGGAACTATTTATTGATCAGTCAAAGATTGTGGGGGTTTAAGTTTAACCTTCTTTTTAGGGTGTAGGGACAACAAACTAAAGGACATAAAGCCACCAAAATAAATTAAGGGACAACACATGACCAACTAGAAGGAGACCATAATGGCCTTTTCCCATGTCATCACTTCCTTTTTCTTCATTCAATTACTATATATTATTATTGTCCGATCAACCTTTGAGTACATAAGAAGCAGATGTACTTCTATACTAAAAGGTTTTGTGGCACTCCTACATCGTTCGGTTAGTTTGAGTGTCTGAATGGATTACTAAAAAAACTTGGCTCTTTGCCGTATTCTTTAAGCGTAAAGTAAATAAGCAGTAAAATAAACACATCGATTTTTACTTAAAAAATCACTCGGCTTAAAAAGTGTAAAAAGTACAACCTACCATGTAGGATTTTCAATTTCAACACCACTAGAATAATAAGCCAAAATGTATCAATTACAAGACTGTAATTAAATACTCTCCAGTACTCCTACTGTTCCTATTTGATTCACAAGTACTCTAGCTTGTAAGGAAAAATATCCAACTCACTAATTGTTTATGACACTTGATTACAACTCAATTTTCTAAAACACATTCACTAGACTTACTCAAGAAGAATACAAGACAAGTACTCAACACAAGTAAACGACTTATGACTCTTTAGTTGatgtgtaaaaagatagttcagaAGTCCAAAGGCGATCCTATTTAAAACACCAGTTGAGATCTTCTAGGAGTCCTATTCATAATCAGCATCCTCTTTGATAGGACTCCTACTGTTCCAAGGATTCGACAAGCTTTGGGACTTTTATCTTTAACTGAATTATCCGAATCTTCTTGAGCAACGACCCTTATCATTTATAGTAGACATCTTCTACCAAACTCGAACCTGGGTAACTTTGAGATAAAGTTACTATCTTGTACAGACGTACAAGTATCAATCATGAGGAGATGATTTTTTCTCTTGAGGAGTTGGTTCTTCAGAACAGTTAAACAACTACACTGAGGACTTGGTTCTTTGAACATTTAGTCATACTTTATTAATCATTAAAATTTCAATActcaacaaattccccctttcaTTGATGACAAACTTTGCACATAATAGAACCAAGCAATCACATCACAAGTACTATTGATAAGCATGTATGTTCACAACCCACAACCTTCCAGCCTTATTTTCCCcctttggcatcatcgaaaacaCACAAAAAAATGTTAGACATTAAACACAGATAATGTAAGTTTCAAAGCCAAACAAGCTACAAAATAAGCTTAAGAAAAGGTAAATAGACTAGGTTGATGATCCAATATAGTACAGAGCAGTAAAGTAGAGCAATAAGAGACATTAAGTAGTGCCAAAAGAAGTCCAAAGCCTTGTCTTCatcattaaaacaaaataaactaagCATACAACAAACTACTCAGGCtaagacaaaaggaacaaaagatAAGGCATCACTGGAATAGCAAAAGAACTAAGGACACTGGGAAGGAACAAGTTCATGGGTGGGAAGCAGAGGGGGTCAAAGCTTTCACAAGGGTGGCAATTTGTTGAGCATGAGCCTCTTTATCTCTTCTGAGCTCTTTCTTGAGTTGCTTTGTTTCCTTTCTCAGCTCATTATTGTCTTCACGAAGCTTGGCATTCTCTTCAACAACCAACTCCAACCTCTTTGCTGAGCTCTGCAGCCTTACTGCTCCTAGGTAGAATAGTAGATCATGTGGGTCCTCTAGCCTTGATCTCTCATACCCACGCTGCTTGAGGGTAACAACATAAAAAATGTCATTGTGGTTTCCAAACTTAAGCTCAGGTAAGGCAATGTTGAGCTTGTCAAACAACTCAATCAACATGAAACCATATGACATAGCATACTTGGGTTTGGAAGTATCTGCAGCTCTTGCCATGTGCTGAATCATCAGGCTAGGAAGATTGATAGGTCTACCAGTGTCAAGCAGCTCCATCACAGCCATATCTAGCAGAGTAGCTTCATGCCTTATCTCAGACCT
This sequence is a window from Nicotiana sylvestris chromosome 3, ASM39365v2, whole genome shotgun sequence. Protein-coding genes within it:
- the LOC104232074 gene encoding WUSCHEL-related homeobox 5-like, giving the protein MEEGMSGFSVRARGGCGGGGGTKCGRWNPTTEQVKVLTDLFRSGLRTPSTDQIQKISSQLSFYGKIESKNVFYWFQNHKARERQKRRRVLVDEPKDDGIHFSCQDNNITSTKHFSEIHNYNEVSEQPERVKETLQLFPLNSLSESESEKLRFFAEECKENAAFSYNIGAEMDHPTLDLRLSFL